The following are encoded together in the Dyella terrae genome:
- the lptB gene encoding LPS export ABC transporter ATP-binding protein, with protein MLSAEGLQKSFKARQVVRDFAFSIREGEVVGLLGPNGAGKTTCFYMVVGLIEADAGVIKLDKQDITGLPMHQRAKLGIGYLPQEASVFRRLTVSDNIKAVLELREGWDEKRRANELESLLDELKISHIADQKGISLSGGERRRVEIARALAAHPRYMLLDEPFAGVDPISVGEIQRIVRHLKERGIGVLITDHNVRETLGICDRAYILNDGEVLSRGTPAHILADEKVREVYLGREFRL; from the coding sequence ATGCTTTCTGCTGAAGGTCTGCAAAAAAGTTTCAAGGCACGTCAGGTCGTGCGTGACTTCGCCTTCTCCATTCGCGAGGGTGAAGTGGTCGGCCTGCTCGGCCCCAACGGCGCGGGCAAGACCACCTGCTTCTACATGGTGGTGGGCTTGATCGAAGCCGATGCTGGCGTGATCAAGCTCGACAAGCAGGACATCACTGGCCTGCCCATGCACCAGCGCGCCAAGCTCGGTATTGGGTACCTGCCGCAGGAAGCTTCAGTGTTCCGCCGCCTTACCGTGTCCGACAACATCAAGGCGGTGCTCGAGCTTCGCGAAGGCTGGGACGAAAAGCGCCGCGCCAACGAGCTGGAAAGCCTGCTGGACGAACTGAAGATCTCGCACATCGCGGACCAGAAGGGCATCAGCCTTTCCGGCGGCGAGCGCCGACGCGTGGAAATCGCGCGCGCGCTCGCAGCGCACCCGCGCTACATGCTGCTGGACGAACCGTTTGCAGGCGTGGACCCCATTTCAGTGGGCGAAATCCAGCGCATCGTGCGCCACCTCAAGGAGCGCGGCATCGGCGTGCTCATCACCGACCACAATGTGCGCGAAACGCTCGGCATCTGCGACCGCGCGTACATCCTCAATGATGGCGAAGTGCTCTCCCGCGGCACGCCTGCGCACATTCTTGCTGACGAGAAGGTCCGCGAGGTTTACCTCGGCCGCGAGTTCCGCCTGTAA
- the lptA gene encoding lipopolysaccharide transport periplasmic protein LptA, which translates to MKSPARFRRDPRSLKLHLALLVLGLLVLQPALAKQDDRNQPMNFSSKTMDGFNAPNTVTTLTGNVVATQGTMKMTGAVAKLYLDNDTQVSRAVVTSSPGVLAHIEQLDDCGNLMQGDAIQLDYDNINGIAVLTGNAVVRQQGRGEFHGDKLTYNTQTSLITGEAGGDGLVHGVILPKAKPGTTPPPAGQVAAPACHPNAAPATPPAAAPAAAPKPAEAH; encoded by the coding sequence ATGAAGTCACCGGCTCGTTTCCGCCGCGACCCAAGAAGTCTCAAGCTGCACCTCGCCCTGCTGGTTCTGGGGCTGCTCGTCCTGCAGCCGGCGCTGGCCAAGCAGGATGACCGCAATCAGCCGATGAACTTCTCGTCCAAGACCATGGACGGATTCAACGCGCCCAACACGGTCACCACGCTGACCGGCAACGTCGTGGCCACGCAGGGCACGATGAAGATGACCGGTGCCGTAGCCAAGCTTTATCTGGATAACGACACACAGGTATCGCGTGCCGTGGTGACGAGCAGTCCTGGCGTCCTTGCGCATATCGAGCAGTTGGATGACTGCGGCAATCTGATGCAGGGTGATGCCATCCAGCTGGATTACGACAACATCAACGGCATCGCGGTGCTCACCGGCAATGCCGTGGTGCGCCAGCAGGGCCGTGGCGAGTTTCATGGCGACAAGCTCACCTATAACACGCAAACCTCGCTGATCACCGGCGAAGCCGGCGGTGACGGTCTGGTGCACGGCGTCATTCTGCCCAAGGCAAAGCCCGGCACCACACCGCCGCCCGCCGGTCAGGTGGCTGCTCCAGCCTGCCACCCCAACGCCGCGCCCGCTACACCACCTGCTGCTGCACCCGCCGCCGCACCCAAGCCGGCCGAGGCCCACTGA
- the lptC gene encoding LPS export ABC transporter periplasmic protein LptC has translation MATVVMAIATGAAYMLQQWIAPSPKVSDFVGPPRSGYILTNFKLWSYDVDGLPSFQMVAPHLERRENDDSLYINTPDFTMPSNDPGVPPWLGKSLYAWVDKSGTLLKLQGPVYMHRAAFADTPMTEMHTTDVTAWPKDNLMVTDAPAHMKQGPRTLNGVGMRANLNTNHLELFDEVTGSFPPRPKKSQAAPRPAGSGAARPAAGAGQAG, from the coding sequence GTGGCCACGGTGGTAATGGCTATCGCCACCGGCGCGGCCTACATGCTGCAGCAGTGGATTGCCCCATCGCCCAAGGTCAGCGACTTCGTGGGGCCTCCGCGCTCGGGTTACATCCTCACCAACTTCAAACTGTGGTCGTACGACGTCGACGGGCTGCCCAGCTTCCAGATGGTGGCGCCGCACCTGGAGCGAAGGGAGAACGACGATTCGCTCTACATCAACACTCCCGATTTCACGATGCCCTCCAACGACCCCGGCGTGCCGCCGTGGCTGGGCAAGTCGCTCTATGCCTGGGTCGACAAGAGCGGCACCCTGCTGAAGCTGCAGGGCCCGGTCTACATGCACCGAGCCGCCTTCGCGGACACCCCCATGACGGAAATGCACACCACCGACGTCACCGCCTGGCCTAAGGACAACCTCATGGTGACCGACGCCCCAGCGCATATGAAGCAAGGCCCACGTACACTTAACGGGGTGGGCATGCGTGCCAACCTCAACACCAATCATCTGGAGCTGTTCGATGAAGTCACCGGCTCGTTTCCGCCGCGACCCAAGAAGTCTCAAGCTGCACCTCGCCCTGCTGGTTCTGGGGCTGCTCGTCCTGCAGCCGGCGCTGGCCAAGCAGGATGA
- a CDS encoding KdsC family phosphatase produces the protein MYLADIPADVLARAAKIRLVVFDVDGTLTDGRLWYAEDGHETKVFHVHDGLGLKRLMANGVQVAIISARISHPVALRAEELDIAHVYQGQGDKRASLEQLLEALNLTPEQAAFVGDDLPDLPPMRMVGLAVAVANAHPWVAEQSHWRTHLGGGMGAAREVCDMVLHAQGKAAAERERWQ, from the coding sequence ATGTATCTGGCTGATATCCCCGCAGACGTCCTTGCCCGCGCCGCCAAGATCCGCCTCGTCGTGTTCGACGTGGACGGCACCCTGACCGACGGCCGCCTGTGGTACGCCGAAGACGGCCACGAAACCAAGGTTTTCCACGTGCACGACGGCCTGGGCCTGAAGCGCTTGATGGCCAACGGCGTGCAGGTCGCAATCATCTCCGCCCGCATCAGCCACCCGGTGGCGCTGCGTGCCGAGGAGTTGGACATCGCCCACGTTTACCAGGGCCAGGGCGACAAGCGCGCCAGCCTCGAGCAATTGCTGGAGGCACTGAACCTGACGCCAGAACAGGCGGCCTTTGTCGGTGACGACCTGCCTGACCTGCCGCCGATGCGCATGGTCGGCCTGGCCGTGGCTGTGGCGAACGCCCACCCCTGGGTGGCCGAACAGTCCCATTGGCGCACCCACCTGGGTGGCGGCATGGGTGCGGCGCGCGAAGTCTGTGACATGGTCCTGCACGCTCAGGGCAAAGCGGCCGCCGAACGGGAGCGCTGGCAGTGA
- a CDS encoding KpsF/GutQ family sugar-phosphate isomerase has translation MNAHVAPAKQHAINADAIVQSARTVIATEAAAIRALEPRVGPEFVEACRLIMGCAGRVVVTGMGKSGHVARKIAATLASTGTPAFFVHPGEASHGDLGMILPQDVVLALSNSGETDEVLFILPVIKRQGIPLVAITGNANSSLADQASVHLDASIAAEACPLGLAPTASTTAALVMGDALAIALLEARGFTSEDFARSHPAGSLGRRLLLHISDVMHTGEGIPAVAPNASLTQALMEMTRKHLGMTAVVDADRHLLGVFTDGDLRRALDDDDLDLRGATVAELMTRGPKTIGADKLAIEAAQLMEKHQIHALLVVNDQQQVVGALNIHDLLRARVV, from the coding sequence ATGAACGCCCACGTCGCCCCAGCCAAACAGCACGCGATCAATGCTGATGCCATTGTGCAGAGCGCCCGCACCGTGATCGCCACCGAGGCTGCCGCCATCCGCGCGCTCGAACCGCGTGTCGGCCCCGAGTTTGTGGAGGCCTGCCGCCTGATCATGGGCTGCGCCGGTCGCGTAGTGGTCACTGGCATGGGCAAGTCGGGCCACGTCGCCCGCAAGATCGCGGCCACCCTGGCATCCACCGGCACGCCGGCCTTCTTCGTCCATCCAGGCGAGGCCAGCCACGGTGATCTCGGCATGATCCTGCCGCAGGACGTGGTGCTTGCGCTGTCCAACTCGGGCGAAACCGACGAAGTCCTGTTCATCCTGCCGGTGATCAAGCGTCAGGGTATCCCCCTGGTCGCCATTACCGGCAACGCCAACTCCTCGCTGGCCGACCAGGCGAGCGTGCACTTGGACGCCAGCATTGCCGCCGAAGCATGCCCGCTGGGCCTGGCCCCCACCGCCAGCACCACGGCAGCGCTGGTGATGGGTGACGCCCTCGCCATCGCCTTGCTGGAAGCGCGCGGCTTCACGTCGGAAGACTTCGCCCGCTCGCATCCGGCGGGCAGCCTGGGACGTCGCCTGCTGCTGCACATCAGCGATGTCATGCACACCGGCGAAGGCATCCCAGCCGTAGCACCCAATGCCTCGCTCACACAGGCACTGATGGAAATGACCCGCAAGCACTTGGGCATGACCGCCGTGGTCGACGCGGACCGCCACCTGCTGGGTGTGTTCACCGACGGTGACCTCCGTCGCGCGCTTGACGACGATGATCTCGACCTACGCGGCGCGACCGTAGCGGAACTGATGACCCGCGGCCCCAAGACCATCGGTGCTGACAAGCTCGCCATCGAGGCCGCCCAGTTGATGGAAAAGCACCAGATCCACGCGCTACTGGTGGTCAACGACCAGCAGCAGGTAGTCGGCGCCCTGAACATTCACGATCTGCTCCGCGCCCGTGTGGTCTGA
- a CDS encoding BolA family protein yields the protein MDAATIQAMIEQGLPGAQAAVSGDDGVHFEAEVVAEQFAGKLPLARHRLVYATLGDLMGGAIHALALKTLTPAEVAARR from the coding sequence ATGGACGCTGCCACCATCCAGGCAATGATCGAACAAGGCCTGCCTGGTGCGCAGGCTGCTGTGAGCGGCGACGACGGCGTGCATTTCGAAGCCGAAGTGGTGGCGGAGCAGTTCGCGGGCAAGTTGCCGCTGGCCCGGCACCGCCTGGTTTACGCGACCTTGGGGGATCTCATGGGCGGTGCGATCCACGCGCTGGCTCTGAAGACGCTGACTCCTGCGGAGGTCGCGGCGCGCCGTTGA
- the murA gene encoding UDP-N-acetylglucosamine 1-carboxyvinyltransferase has product MAKILISGGEPLHGEVGISGAKNAVLPILASCLLADEPVAISNVPHLHDVTTFIELLGQMGTQLVLDDRMKMHVDPRSTDKYFAPYDLVRTMRASILVLGPLVARFGEAEVSLPGGCAIGSRPVDQHIRGLQALGAEVVVENGYIKAKAKRLKGARISMDMVTVTGTENIMMAAALAQGTTIIENAAQEPEVVDLAHCLIAMGAQIEGAGTSTLIIHGVERLHGAEYEVLPDRIETGTFLVGAAMTGGKVRARNARADTLDAVLAKLEEAGAQISTGADWIELDMRGRRPKAVNITTAPYPAFPTDMQAQFTALNCVAEGVGVITETVFENRFMHALELQRLGADIRLEGNTAIIKGVEKMSGAPIMATDLRASACLVLAGLVAEGDTTVDRVYHIDRGYENIEEKLGVLGAKIRRLPS; this is encoded by the coding sequence ATGGCCAAGATCCTGATCAGTGGCGGCGAGCCGCTCCACGGTGAGGTGGGTATTTCCGGCGCCAAGAACGCCGTGCTGCCGATCCTCGCTTCCTGTTTGTTGGCCGATGAGCCGGTGGCCATCAGCAACGTGCCCCACCTGCACGACGTGACCACCTTTATTGAACTGCTCGGCCAGATGGGCACGCAGCTGGTGCTGGACGACCGCATGAAGATGCACGTCGACCCGCGTTCCACGGACAAGTATTTCGCCCCGTACGACCTGGTGCGCACCATGCGTGCGTCCATCCTCGTGCTCGGCCCGCTGGTGGCTCGCTTCGGCGAGGCGGAAGTGTCGCTGCCTGGCGGTTGCGCGATCGGTTCGCGCCCGGTTGATCAGCATATCCGCGGCCTGCAGGCGCTGGGTGCCGAGGTGGTCGTGGAAAACGGCTACATCAAGGCCAAGGCCAAGCGCCTGAAGGGCGCCCGGATCTCCATGGACATGGTGACCGTCACCGGCACCGAGAACATCATGATGGCCGCTGCGCTCGCGCAGGGCACCACCATCATCGAGAACGCGGCACAGGAACCGGAAGTGGTCGACCTGGCGCATTGCCTGATCGCCATGGGTGCGCAGATCGAAGGCGCCGGCACCTCGACGCTCATCATCCACGGCGTCGAGCGCTTGCACGGCGCTGAGTACGAAGTGCTGCCCGATCGCATCGAGACTGGTACGTTCCTGGTCGGCGCTGCCATGACCGGCGGTAAGGTGCGTGCCCGCAACGCTCGCGCCGATACGCTGGATGCCGTGCTGGCCAAGCTGGAAGAGGCTGGTGCGCAAATTTCCACTGGCGCGGACTGGATCGAGTTGGACATGCGTGGCCGCCGCCCGAAGGCGGTGAACATCACCACCGCGCCGTACCCGGCGTTTCCGACCGACATGCAGGCGCAGTTCACCGCACTCAACTGCGTAGCCGAAGGTGTGGGCGTGATCACCGAAACGGTGTTCGAGAACCGCTTCATGCATGCGCTGGAACTGCAGCGCCTGGGCGCGGACATCCGCCTGGAAGGCAACACGGCCATCATCAAGGGCGTGGAAAAGATGAGTGGCGCGCCGATCATGGCGACGGACCTGCGTGCCTCCGCCTGTCTGGTGCTTGCAGGTCTGGTGGCCGAGGGCGATACCACCGTTGATCGCGTGTATCACATTGATCGCGGCTACGAGAACATCGAAGAGAAGCTGGGCGTACTGGGCGCAAAGATTCGTCGACTGCCGTCCTAA
- a CDS encoding DUF3108 domain-containing protein produces MTASNSLRMFAAGLALALSTTAAFAAAPAPAPFTATYQVSQGGQVIGEAVITLKSTGNEQWVYSNQIKGTAGIAAALGANSSETTKFRWNNDAPETVSYDYNMDAGFKKKQRHTEVNWTGGQVTVDEGKGPMTYPSAPGMVDRNTTPYAIGLALRTGKQSVALPVAVKRNVETQEFKVTGKDTVKVPAGSFQTERVVRSGDENVFSAWYAPQKYPVPVKLTQSDGGNLELQLVSYKQP; encoded by the coding sequence ATGACTGCATCCAACTCCCTTCGCATGTTCGCCGCCGGCCTTGCGCTGGCGCTCTCCACCACGGCCGCCTTCGCCGCCGCGCCCGCACCGGCTCCGTTCACGGCGACCTACCAGGTATCGCAGGGTGGACAGGTCATCGGCGAAGCAGTGATCACGCTCAAGTCCACCGGCAACGAGCAATGGGTCTACAGCAACCAGATCAAGGGCACGGCAGGCATCGCCGCCGCCCTGGGCGCCAATTCCTCGGAAACCACCAAATTCCGCTGGAACAACGACGCCCCTGAAACAGTCAGCTACGACTACAACATGGACGCTGGCTTCAAGAAGAAGCAGCGCCATACCGAGGTCAACTGGACCGGCGGTCAGGTGACGGTCGACGAAGGCAAGGGCCCGATGACGTACCCAAGCGCGCCCGGCATGGTGGATCGCAACACCACGCCGTACGCCATTGGCCTGGCCCTGCGCACCGGCAAACAGTCCGTGGCACTGCCTGTGGCGGTGAAGCGCAATGTGGAAACACAAGAGTTCAAGGTGACCGGCAAAGACACCGTCAAGGTGCCTGCTGGCAGCTTCCAGACAGAACGCGTGGTCCGCAGCGGCGACGAGAACGTCTTCAGCGCGTGGTATGCCCCGCAGAAGTACCCGGTGCCGGTGAAGCTGACGCAAAGCGACGGCGGTAACCTCGAGTTGCAACTAGTGAGCTACAAGCAGCCGTAA
- the purN gene encoding phosphoribosylglycinamide formyltransferase: MTTQRLRVAVLASGRGSNLQALIAARDAGQLPIDFVVVGSDKAHAGALQLAKDVGIPTFTLDPKAFAKRRDFDFELFRQLDASGAQVLVLAGFMRIIDGEALAPWVGRMINIHPSLLPKYRGLHTHRRALEAGDAEHGASVHYVTAELDGGPVIAQARITIQPGDDEHQLAQRLLAYEHQLLPAVLTLMAEQRLDLIAPDRVALDGALISAPLQLRNGTLVD; this comes from the coding sequence GTGACAACTCAGCGTCTTCGCGTGGCCGTGCTCGCCTCTGGGCGCGGCAGCAATCTGCAAGCCCTGATCGCCGCGCGCGACGCGGGACAACTGCCCATCGACTTCGTTGTGGTCGGTAGCGACAAAGCCCACGCTGGTGCATTGCAATTGGCGAAAGACGTGGGCATTCCCACGTTCACGCTGGATCCCAAGGCATTCGCCAAGCGTCGCGATTTTGACTTCGAACTGTTCCGCCAGCTCGATGCCAGCGGCGCGCAGGTACTCGTGCTGGCCGGCTTCATGCGCATTATCGACGGCGAAGCACTGGCGCCATGGGTCGGGCGGATGATCAACATCCATCCGTCCCTGCTACCCAAGTATCGTGGCCTGCATACGCACCGGCGCGCGCTTGAGGCCGGTGATGCCGAACACGGCGCCAGCGTGCACTACGTGACGGCCGAACTGGACGGTGGCCCAGTGATCGCTCAGGCCCGCATAACGATCCAGCCGGGTGACGACGAACATCAACTCGCCCAGCGCCTGCTCGCCTACGAGCATCAGTTGTTACCTGCCGTGCTGACGCTCATGGCCGAACAGCGCCTGGACCTGATTGCGCCCGATCGAGTAGCACTGGACGGCGCGTTAATCAGTGCGCCGCTGCAACTGCGCAACGGCACATTGGTTGACTGA
- the purM gene encoding phosphoribosylformylglycinamidine cyclo-ligase yields MSDALTYRAAGVDIDAGNAVVERIKPLVKRTSRPEVMGGLGGFGGLFDLSGKYKEPVLVSGTDGVGTKLKLAQQLGRHDTIGIDLVGMCVNDVLVQGAEPLFFLDYFATGKLDVDTTVAVVGGIAKGCELAGCALIGGETAEMPDMYPPGEYDLGGFTVGAVEKSQLLSGEKIVAGDVILGVASSGPHSNGYSLIRKILERAGNPLDLDLGGVTLADALMAPTTIYVKPMLDLLKNQPVHGMAHITGGGLKENIIRVVPENLGIAIDASAIVLPPVFEWLMREGNVAREEMWRTFNCGVGFTVILPRDAVSAASELLAKHGLKSSVIGEIVPAQGDERVHIG; encoded by the coding sequence ATGTCCGACGCCCTCACCTACCGCGCCGCTGGCGTCGATATCGACGCAGGCAATGCTGTTGTCGAACGCATCAAGCCGCTGGTCAAGCGCACCTCCCGCCCCGAAGTCATGGGTGGCCTGGGCGGTTTTGGCGGTCTGTTCGATCTGTCCGGCAAATACAAAGAGCCGGTGCTGGTCTCGGGTACCGATGGCGTGGGCACCAAGCTGAAGCTCGCCCAGCAGTTGGGCCGCCACGACACCATCGGCATCGATCTGGTGGGCATGTGCGTCAATGACGTGCTGGTTCAGGGCGCCGAGCCGCTGTTCTTCCTCGACTACTTCGCCACCGGCAAGCTGGACGTGGACACCACCGTGGCCGTGGTCGGCGGCATCGCCAAGGGTTGCGAACTGGCTGGCTGCGCACTGATCGGCGGCGAGACAGCAGAAATGCCGGACATGTATCCGCCGGGCGAATACGACCTGGGCGGCTTTACCGTTGGTGCGGTGGAGAAGTCGCAGTTGCTCAGTGGCGAGAAGATCGTCGCCGGTGACGTAATCCTGGGCGTGGCATCTTCCGGCCCGCACTCCAACGGCTACTCGCTGATCCGCAAGATCCTCGAGCGCGCTGGCAACCCGCTGGACCTCGACCTCGGTGGCGTCACGCTGGCCGATGCCCTGATGGCGCCCACCACCATCTATGTGAAGCCGATGCTCGACCTGCTGAAGAATCAGCCGGTGCATGGCATGGCACACATCACCGGTGGCGGCCTGAAGGAAAACATCATCCGCGTGGTGCCGGAAAACCTCGGTATCGCCATCGACGCCTCCGCCATCGTGTTGCCGCCCGTGTTCGAGTGGCTGATGCGCGAAGGCAACGTGGCGCGTGAGGAAATGTGGCGCACGTTCAATTGCGGCGTGGGCTTCACCGTCATCCTGCCGCGCGACGCCGTGAGCGCCGCCAGCGAACTGCTCGCCAAGCACGGCCTGAAGAGCTCGGTGATCGGTGAAATCGTTCCTGCCCAGGGCGACGAGCGCGTCCACATCGGCTAA
- a CDS encoding DUF2066 domain-containing protein, which translates to MRLSRLLLICFLLGLAPLLSVHAQGQVSPYTVVVSVADTSDTARNAAFGDALAQVLARTSGGQDLSSKPGYADVLKGASGIVQQYQYQRATTGMALQVTFDQAAVQRAVAQMGVASSGSRPPVLLVVRDEDGSVLTHDALATLTQTLAAKGYSTVLADPAKTGDTPNLTSAEPDQVAALARQYKTGLILLGQMHGNTADWALVSGGPQQKWTTQGANAAAVQTDAGNGLVDRLGKQLNVIGSATVDGKLWVSQVNSAMDYANLVAVLRDDPNVRQVTTLSAQGDGMLFAIKAALPMDALANSLAAGGRLLRGDSHSDADASLRWVR; encoded by the coding sequence ATGCGTCTGTCCCGCCTGCTGCTCATCTGTTTCTTGCTGGGCCTCGCCCCGCTGCTGTCCGTGCATGCGCAGGGGCAGGTGTCGCCCTATACCGTGGTTGTTTCCGTGGCGGATACCAGCGACACCGCCCGCAACGCCGCCTTTGGCGACGCCCTGGCCCAGGTGCTGGCCCGTACGTCGGGTGGACAGGACCTGAGCAGCAAGCCCGGTTATGCCGACGTGCTCAAGGGGGCGTCCGGTATCGTCCAGCAGTACCAGTACCAGCGGGCCACCACGGGCATGGCCCTGCAGGTGACCTTCGATCAGGCCGCTGTGCAGCGCGCGGTGGCCCAGATGGGCGTGGCCAGTAGCGGTTCGCGTCCGCCGGTGTTGCTGGTCGTGCGCGACGAGGATGGCAGCGTACTCACGCACGACGCCTTGGCGACCCTGACGCAGACGCTGGCCGCCAAGGGCTATAGCACGGTGCTGGCCGACCCCGCGAAGACCGGGGACACCCCGAACCTGACCAGTGCGGAGCCCGACCAGGTCGCCGCGTTGGCTCGTCAGTACAAGACCGGCCTGATCCTGCTGGGCCAGATGCATGGCAATACCGCCGACTGGGCGCTGGTATCGGGCGGCCCGCAGCAGAAGTGGACCACGCAGGGCGCCAATGCCGCCGCCGTGCAGACCGATGCCGGCAACGGCTTGGTCGACCGACTTGGCAAACAGTTGAACGTGATCGGTTCGGCCACGGTCGACGGCAAGCTCTGGGTGTCGCAGGTTAATTCGGCCATGGATTACGCCAACCTCGTAGCCGTGCTTCGCGACGATCCGAATGTCCGTCAGGTCACCACGTTGAGCGCACAGGGCGATGGCATGCTGTTCGCGATCAAGGCGGCCTTGCCGATGGATGCGCTGGCGAACAGCCTTGCGGCAGGCGGACGCTTGCTGCGTGGGGATTCGCACAGTGATGCTGACGCCAGCTTGCGCTGGGTCCGCTGA
- a CDS encoding AI-2E family transporter: MTADSSRRWQMLAIAAAIFYVFWLLAPVLMPFAFAAMLAYLGDPLADRLQRFGMGRTLAVSIVFIVLLLLTIGALLLLIPLISRQVENLVLNIPHYVDWARTTALPWLQAKLHLDPSAFDTDRLVQQIKDHLGSIGNAASVLLGKISRSSVGVVMWLTNVVLIPVVAFYLLRDWDRLVAWVDSMLPRSVEPTIAHLARESDNVLGAFVRGQLLVMLALGVFYGGALTLMGLSVGPLIGMIAGLLSFVPYLGFIVGFGSALIAAMVQYGDWTHVLMVVGIFTAGQLLEGYVLVPQLVGDKIGLHPVAVIFAVLAGGYLFGFLGVLLALPAASVILVLLRYLAERYRQSDLYKEEGEGDPLLTEVDVVVETSAGEVKTRTTVDQEGSKKDAVPPP, encoded by the coding sequence ATGACAGCAGACAGCTCCCGCCGTTGGCAGATGCTCGCGATTGCTGCGGCTATTTTTTACGTGTTCTGGCTGCTCGCGCCGGTGCTGATGCCGTTTGCCTTCGCTGCCATGCTTGCCTACCTGGGCGACCCGCTGGCCGACCGCCTGCAGCGATTTGGCATGGGGCGCACGCTGGCGGTGAGCATCGTGTTCATCGTGCTGCTGCTGTTGACGATCGGTGCGCTACTGCTGCTGATTCCGCTGATCTCGCGCCAGGTCGAGAACCTGGTGTTGAACATTCCGCACTACGTCGATTGGGCCCGGACTACCGCGCTACCGTGGCTGCAGGCCAAGTTGCATCTGGACCCGAGCGCGTTCGACACCGACCGTTTGGTGCAGCAGATCAAGGACCACCTGGGTTCGATCGGCAATGCCGCGTCCGTGCTGCTCGGCAAGATCTCCCGCTCCAGCGTCGGCGTAGTGATGTGGCTGACCAACGTGGTGTTGATCCCGGTGGTGGCGTTCTATCTGCTGCGCGACTGGGACCGGCTGGTGGCCTGGGTCGACAGCATGTTGCCGCGCTCCGTCGAGCCCACCATCGCCCATCTCGCGCGCGAGTCGGACAACGTGCTGGGTGCGTTTGTGCGTGGCCAGTTGCTGGTGATGCTGGCGCTGGGCGTCTTCTACGGCGGCGCCTTGACGCTGATGGGGCTGTCGGTCGGCCCGCTGATCGGTATGATCGCCGGCCTGCTCAGCTTTGTGCCGTACCTTGGCTTCATCGTGGGCTTTGGCTCTGCGCTAATCGCCGCGATGGTGCAGTACGGCGATTGGACCCACGTGCTGATGGTGGTGGGCATCTTTACCGCCGGCCAGTTGTTGGAAGGCTATGTGCTGGTTCCCCAACTGGTGGGCGACAAGATCGGCCTGCATCCGGTCGCGGTGATTTTCGCCGTGTTGGCAGGCGGTTACCTGTTCGGTTTCCTTGGCGTGCTGTTGGCTCTACCGGCCGCGTCGGTGATCCTGGTACTGCTGCGTTATCTGGCAGAGCGTTACCGGCAGAGCGATTTGTATAAAGAGGAGGGCGAGGGCGATCCCTTGCTCACCGAAGTGGATGTGGTGGTTGAGACCTCTGCCGGGGAGGTGAAAACCCGGACGACCGTCGATCAAGAAGGCAGCAAGAAGGACGCAGTACCCCCTCCATGA
- the hda gene encoding DnaA regulatory inactivator Hda, translated as MIPQLPLALRWPRRQRFEDFHPGSNVVTLTAVEQVAYVPGTPWLYLAGPAGSGKSHLLVASCQAAVQGGRTVQYLPLASMGNKAAAIRGVAGSEFLALDDLGAIAGDREAEHALFDVYNRAKAEGAALLFSAEALPTQLGLGLPDLRSRLGALQQVLLKPLDDAERRAVLRQEATTRGIELDDTVLDWLFTRYKRDLGALLDLLDRMDQASLAAKRRITVPFLREFLRDTEPGT; from the coding sequence ATGATTCCGCAGTTGCCGCTCGCCTTGCGCTGGCCCCGCCGCCAGCGTTTCGAAGACTTCCATCCCGGTAGCAACGTTGTGACGCTGACTGCCGTGGAGCAGGTCGCCTACGTGCCGGGCACGCCGTGGCTGTATCTGGCTGGTCCTGCCGGTAGCGGCAAGAGCCATTTGCTGGTGGCGTCCTGTCAGGCAGCTGTCCAGGGTGGTCGCACGGTGCAGTACCTGCCTTTGGCAAGTATGGGCAATAAGGCGGCCGCCATCCGTGGCGTGGCAGGTAGTGAGTTCCTTGCACTGGACGACCTCGGCGCCATTGCCGGCGATCGTGAGGCCGAGCACGCCCTGTTCGACGTTTACAACCGGGCCAAGGCCGAAGGCGCTGCGTTGCTGTTTTCCGCCGAAGCGTTGCCGACCCAATTGGGTCTTGGTCTGCCTGACCTCCGCTCGCGCCTTGGGGCTTTGCAGCAGGTGTTGCTCAAGCCACTGGACGATGCCGAGCGCCGTGCAGTGCTTCGCCAAGAGGCAACTACTCGCGGTATCGAGCTGGACGACACGGTGCTGGACTGGCTGTTCACCCGCTATAAGCGTGATCTCGGTGCATTGCTCGACCTGCTGGACCGCATGGACCAGGCATCGCTGGCGGCAAAGCGACGCATCACGGTGCCATTCCTGCGTGAGTTCCTGCGCGACACCGAACCGGGCACTTGA